The following nucleotide sequence is from Mesorhizobium sp. INR15.
GCCGCCGGAACTGCGCTGGCGCGAGTGGATGGGTCGTGTCGAAGCGGTGATCTTTGCCGCTGACAAACCGGTGACCCGCGATGTGCTGGCACGCGTCGTTGGCAAGGAATGCAATCTCGAGCTGATCATCGACGATATCCGGGGTGAACTACGCGGCCGTCCTTACGAACTGGTGGCGGTTGCCGGCGGCTGGCAGCATCGCACGCGTCCAGGATTTGGCGACGCGATCCGGACTGCCTCGGGGGTGAGCGAGAAATCAGAGCTGACGCAGTCGGAACTGATTGTGCTGATGGCGGTCGCGTATCTGCAGCCGATTACCCGGGCCGAGTTGTCGGCGCTGTTCGGACGCGAGATCAGTCGCGACCTCATCGGTCATTTGCGCGGACACAACCTCATCGCGTCCGGACCGCGCAGCCCGACGCCGG
It contains:
- a CDS encoding SMC-Scp complex subunit ScpB; protein product: PPELRWREWMGRVEAVIFAADKPVTRDVLARVVGKECNLELIIDDIRGELRGRPYELVAVAGGWQHRTRPGFGDAIRTASGVSEKSELTQSELIVLMAVAYLQPITRAELSALFGREISRDLIGHLRGHNLIASGPRSPTPGAPYTFLTTKDFLAEFGFDTLRNLPDIEALEDAGLLSKEKLLAGDFQIVAEKD